From Marivirga harenae, one genomic window encodes:
- a CDS encoding ClbS/DfsB family four-helix bundle protein, with product MARPKNKADLLNLSKKNFELLMDFIESLSEEEQKSPFPKGTMNRNIGDVLMHLHHWHLMMIDWYAQGMKGEKPDMPAKGYTWKTTPELNSWIWEKYKNTPLEDAKKNFKSSYEKIRSLIEKHSDEELFEKKRYKWTGTTSLGAYLVSATSSHYDWAIKLIKKAKK from the coding sequence ATGGCACGACCAAAGAATAAAGCTGATTTGCTGAATTTGAGCAAAAAGAACTTTGAACTTCTGATGGATTTCATTGAAAGTTTATCCGAAGAAGAACAAAAATCTCCTTTTCCGAAAGGAACAATGAATCGAAATATTGGAGATGTACTCATGCATCTTCACCATTGGCATTTAATGATGATTGATTGGTACGCGCAAGGAATGAAAGGAGAAAAACCAGATATGCCAGCCAAAGGATACACTTGGAAGACAACTCCTGAATTAAACAGCTGGATTTGGGAAAAATATAAGAACACCCCTCTTGAAGATGCCAAGAAGAATTTCAAATCAAGCTACGAAAAAATTAGGAGTTTAATTGAGAAACATAGTGATGAGGAACTATTTGAAAAGAAAAGATACAAATGGACTGGAACTACCTCACTAGGTGCCTACCTTGTATCGGCTACTTCAAGCCATTATGACTGGGCTATAAAACTTATTAAAAAGGCGAAGAAGTGA
- a CDS encoding amidohydrolase family protein, producing the protein MKKYSTLSLLIALIAINFSAFAQEDEKADSTKKATKELPLEPERTIEFNTKEGTWLSVDVSPNGKTILFDMMGDIYSIPFTGGKATKITEGMAYDVHPRYSPDGKSIVFISDKSGSDNIWTMDLESEEMKQITKDDNQNYFSADWTPDGEYIVGSKGRRNAKLHIYHKEGGSGAQLIDKPDNLKATDPAISPDGTLIYFSQRRSAWNYNAQFPQYQIGTYDMEDGDMASITSRYGSAFTPTLSPDGKWLVYGTRFETETGLVRRNLTTGDEEWLAYPVQRDEQESIAPLGVYPAMSFTPDSKFIIATYGGKIHKIDINAKTASEIPFEVDLKLELGPRLKFEYPISDNKEAFVTQIRDGVPSPDETQLAFTALNRLYVMDLPEGEPKRLTKQNFTEAMPAWSPDGSQIVFSTWEEKEGGHLYKINSNGRGKPVKLTQNPALYLDPEWSYTQNRIVFNRGANQVYKDAIDPFGSLTMEDLAWISAEGGKVTLIDKAKGRSTPHFSKVSDRIYLNHGSKGLISIRWDGTDEKEHLQLTGITTYGSSIDMIHAHDGSHNILPGDEKAWRENNKASKPSEIRISPDGETALAKINNDVYSVTIPKYGQTPKISLAKADNAAFPAMKLTVMGGEFPAWSGDSKKVHWSLGTSHFIYDLAAGKAYADSVATAKKEAAKKKEEEKEEDKDSEEDKEEEDKEEKADEKKDKEEKEEGFTAKEIKVKVAYEKDIPEGTILLKGARIITMTDQGVIENGDILIENNRITAVGESGSLEVPKGAKTIEAGGKTITPGFVDTHAHMWPNWGLHKNQVWIYSANLAYGVTTTRDPQTATTDVLTYSDMVNSGMIHGPRVYSTGPGVGYWMYKIKSLEHAKEVLKQYSEYYDTKSIKMYLVGNRQQRQWIIMAAKELELMPTTEGGLDYKLNMTQLLDGYPGHEHSLPIVGIYKDAVQTIAESKMAVTPTLLVSYGGPWAEEFYYATEDVYHDEKLQYFTPYEELAQKSRRRGAWFMEEEHVFPKHAKFMKDLVEADGIGGVGSHGQLQGLGYHWELWSVASGGMTTMDALKTATILGAEALGLEGDLGSIEEGKLADLLIMDKNPLEEIRNTNTLTHVIKNGRVYDADTLDEVAPNEKKAEKFEWQTKRPENVPGIQKD; encoded by the coding sequence ATGAAGAAATATAGCACACTAAGCCTATTGATTGCATTAATTGCAATCAATTTTAGTGCTTTTGCCCAGGAAGACGAAAAGGCAGACAGCACTAAAAAAGCAACCAAAGAACTTCCGCTAGAACCGGAAAGAACCATCGAGTTTAACACTAAAGAAGGCACCTGGCTTTCTGTGGATGTGAGTCCAAATGGGAAGACCATCTTATTCGATATGATGGGAGATATCTATTCCATTCCTTTTACGGGTGGAAAAGCAACGAAAATAACAGAAGGAATGGCCTATGATGTACATCCTCGGTACAGCCCAGATGGAAAATCGATAGTTTTTATCTCTGATAAAAGCGGTTCGGATAACATCTGGACGATGGATTTGGAATCGGAAGAGATGAAGCAAATCACCAAAGATGATAATCAAAATTACTTCTCAGCCGACTGGACCCCAGATGGCGAATATATTGTGGGTTCAAAGGGTAGAAGAAATGCCAAACTACATATCTACCACAAAGAAGGCGGCTCTGGTGCTCAATTAATTGACAAACCTGACAACTTAAAAGCCACTGATCCCGCCATCAGTCCTGATGGGACACTGATCTACTTTTCACAAAGGAGATCTGCATGGAACTACAATGCGCAATTCCCGCAATATCAAATCGGCACTTACGATATGGAAGATGGTGATATGGCAAGCATCACTTCACGCTACGGATCAGCCTTTACTCCTACCTTATCACCTGACGGGAAATGGTTAGTGTACGGAACTCGTTTTGAAACAGAAACGGGTTTAGTAAGAAGAAATTTAACAACCGGTGATGAAGAATGGTTGGCCTATCCGGTACAGAGAGATGAGCAAGAATCAATCGCTCCTTTAGGCGTTTATCCGGCTATGTCATTCACGCCAGACAGTAAGTTTATAATTGCCACTTATGGGGGAAAAATCCATAAAATCGACATCAATGCAAAAACGGCTTCAGAAATTCCATTCGAAGTAGATTTGAAATTGGAATTGGGCCCAAGATTGAAATTCGAATATCCTATTTCAGATAATAAAGAAGCTTTTGTAACACAAATAAGAGATGGTGTACCGTCTCCTGATGAAACCCAATTAGCCTTTACTGCTTTAAACAGATTGTATGTAATGGATTTGCCTGAAGGTGAACCAAAAAGATTAACGAAGCAAAATTTCACTGAAGCAATGCCGGCATGGTCACCAGATGGTAGTCAAATTGTATTCTCGACCTGGGAAGAAAAAGAAGGCGGACATTTATATAAAATTAATTCTAATGGCAGAGGAAAGCCAGTAAAGCTGACACAAAACCCAGCGCTATACCTTGATCCGGAATGGTCTTATACTCAAAACCGAATCGTATTCAATAGAGGAGCGAATCAGGTGTATAAAGATGCTATTGACCCATTCGGTTCTTTAACGATGGAAGATTTAGCTTGGATTTCTGCTGAAGGTGGAAAAGTAACTTTAATTGATAAAGCAAAAGGAAGAAGTACTCCTCATTTCTCAAAAGTGTCGGACAGAATTTACCTCAATCATGGGTCTAAAGGTCTGATTTCAATCAGATGGGATGGTACTGATGAGAAGGAACATTTACAATTGACTGGAATTACCACTTATGGTTCTTCTATTGATATGATTCATGCGCACGATGGTTCTCATAATATTTTGCCAGGTGATGAGAAAGCATGGAGAGAAAATAATAAAGCTTCGAAGCCATCGGAAATCAGAATTTCTCCCGATGGAGAAACGGCTTTGGCAAAAATCAATAATGATGTGTATTCGGTAACGATTCCGAAATATGGTCAGACGCCTAAAATCTCATTAGCGAAAGCAGATAATGCTGCTTTCCCTGCCATGAAATTAACCGTTATGGGAGGCGAATTCCCTGCATGGTCTGGTGATAGTAAAAAAGTACATTGGTCATTAGGCACCAGTCATTTCATTTATGATTTAGCTGCTGGTAAAGCTTACGCAGATAGTGTTGCAACGGCTAAAAAAGAAGCTGCCAAAAAGAAAGAGGAGGAGAAGGAAGAAGATAAAGATTCTGAGGAAGACAAGGAAGAAGAGGACAAGGAAGAAAAAGCAGATGAGAAAAAAGACAAAGAAGAGAAAGAGGAAGGCTTCACGGCTAAAGAGATAAAAGTAAAAGTAGCTTATGAAAAAGATATTCCAGAAGGGACTATCCTTTTAAAAGGTGCTAGAATCATCACCATGACGGATCAGGGTGTGATTGAAAATGGAGATATCTTAATTGAAAACAACCGAATTACGGCAGTTGGTGAAAGTGGTAGTTTAGAAGTTCCAAAAGGAGCTAAAACCATTGAGGCTGGCGGTAAAACCATCACACCAGGATTTGTAGATACACACGCGCATATGTGGCCAAATTGGGGTTTACATAAAAATCAGGTTTGGATTTACTCAGCTAATTTAGCTTATGGGGTAACCACTACTCGTGACCCGCAGACTGCTACCACCGATGTTTTGACCTATTCAGACATGGTGAATTCAGGGATGATCCACGGACCTAGAGTATACAGTACTGGCCCTGGTGTAGGCTATTGGATGTATAAAATCAAATCTTTGGAACATGCCAAAGAAGTTTTGAAGCAGTACAGTGAATACTATGACACCAAGAGTATCAAGATGTACTTAGTTGGTAATCGTCAGCAGAGACAATGGATCATTATGGCCGCTAAGGAATTAGAATTAATGCCAACGACTGAAGGTGGGTTAGATTACAAACTAAACATGACGCAATTATTGGATGGATACCCTGGCCACGAGCACAGTTTACCGATTGTAGGCATTTACAAAGATGCTGTACAAACGATAGCAGAATCTAAAATGGCCGTAACCCCTACCCTATTAGTTTCTTATGGTGGACCATGGGCGGAAGAGTTTTACTATGCCACGGAAGATGTATATCATGATGAAAAACTACAATACTTCACGCCTTATGAAGAATTGGCTCAAAAGTCGAGAAGAAGAGGTGCATGGTTTATGGAAGAGGAACACGTATTCCCTAAGCATGCTAAATTCATGAAAGATTTAGTAGAAGCAGATGGTATTGGCGGAGTAGGTAGCCACGGGCAACTGCAAGGCTTAGGATATCACTGGGAGCTATGGTCTGTTGCCAGCGGAGGCATGACTACTATGGATGCTTTAAAAACTGCGACAATTCTAGGAGCAGAAGCATTAGGACTAGAAGGTGACTTAGGAAGTATAGAGGAAGGTAAATTAGCTGATTTATTGATTATGGATAAAAATCCATTAGAAGAAATCAGAAATACCAATACCTTAACTCATGTGATCAAAAATGGTAGAGTTTATGATGCCGATACTTTGGATGAAGTTGCCCCAAATGAGAAAAAGGCAGAGAAATTTGAATGGCAGACTAAAAGGCCTGAGAATGTGCCGGGAATTCAGAAGGATTAA
- a CDS encoding redoxin domain-containing protein → MKIILRNSALAIIAALFFVSCGSEKEDKSGVTISGTVENPQDQGVISLAKISAGKREVVDTLYLDANNTFETSVDVTGPEFFQLNFYNNQVATLIVSEDDLKVVVDGADRNGKLEISGSKDMEYMTQLQDIMKKQQKEVEEINKEFMAARNAQDEEKMKNIQDDFLLMQEKKKENIKKQIEEMLPSLAAIQGMNFFNPNEDFEFMKKVADQIAAAHPNSEMATFYKQQMDEMAKISVGAQAPNFSMPTPEGDTVSLKDFRGDYVLVDFWAAWCKPCRQENPNIVEAYSKYKDAGFQILGVSLDKKREDWLKAIEVDNLQWTQVSELKFWQTPIVQEYKINGIPYSLLLDPEGKIVAKNLRGERLHEKLAEIYGEPKPAS, encoded by the coding sequence ATGAAGATTATCTTAAGAAATAGTGCATTAGCTATTATTGCAGCTTTATTTTTTGTTTCCTGCGGAAGTGAAAAAGAAGATAAGTCAGGAGTTACGATTAGTGGTACGGTAGAGAATCCACAGGACCAGGGTGTGATTTCATTAGCTAAAATTAGTGCTGGTAAAAGAGAAGTGGTGGATACCCTTTATTTGGACGCCAATAATACTTTTGAAACTTCGGTGGATGTTACAGGTCCAGAATTTTTTCAATTGAATTTTTATAATAATCAGGTAGCAACCCTGATCGTCAGTGAAGATGATTTAAAAGTGGTCGTTGATGGTGCAGATAGAAATGGTAAGTTGGAGATTTCCGGTTCAAAAGATATGGAGTATATGACCCAGCTGCAGGATATCATGAAGAAGCAACAAAAAGAGGTTGAAGAAATCAATAAAGAGTTCATGGCTGCTAGAAATGCTCAGGATGAAGAAAAAATGAAGAACATCCAGGATGATTTCCTTTTGATGCAAGAAAAGAAGAAAGAAAATATCAAGAAACAGATTGAGGAAATGTTACCTTCTTTGGCTGCTATTCAAGGAATGAATTTTTTCAATCCAAATGAAGATTTTGAATTTATGAAAAAAGTAGCAGATCAAATTGCAGCAGCACATCCAAATTCCGAAATGGCTACCTTTTATAAACAGCAAATGGATGAGATGGCTAAGATTTCTGTAGGAGCACAAGCTCCTAATTTTAGTATGCCAACACCTGAAGGAGACACGGTAAGTTTGAAAGACTTCAGAGGAGATTACGTATTGGTTGATTTTTGGGCTGCATGGTGCAAGCCGTGCCGACAAGAAAATCCAAACATTGTAGAAGCTTACAGCAAATATAAAGATGCAGGATTCCAGATTTTAGGAGTTTCCCTTGATAAAAAACGTGAAGATTGGTTAAAGGCAATTGAAGTAGATAATTTGCAATGGACTCAGGTTTCGGAGTTGAAATTTTGGCAAACTCCAATAGTACAAGAATATAAAATCAATGGTATTCCGTATTCATTATTACTGGACCCCGAGGGAAAAATTGTAGCTAAAAATCTAAGAGGAGAGAGGTTACACGAGAAACTTGCCGAAATTTACGGAGAGCCAAAGCCAGCCAGTTGA
- a CDS encoding helix-turn-helix domain-containing protein → MKQPELGHKIQNWRKAQGLTQEELVEKCNLNVRTLQRIEAGEVLPRSYTVKSILEVLKVDFSELNLKEEQKNQLSVLLESKRSLLKWGAIVGIIYLCLSFVEGFMEIGFYDESMSDVSGLNYSLVKIGVMLSFAFFYYSFFLIGKALNDDFLKISALFMIALILISNINDIAVFYSGYLSVETLLIMRSVIFGIGYLLLGTAFALKQKSLGTLSLVTGIFGIVTGLGFVSVLMAIPALFTLTVFEILMLVMIFKVMSSSEVSNDHQKDQFSAVLS, encoded by the coding sequence ATGAAACAACCTGAATTAGGCCATAAAATCCAAAATTGGAGAAAGGCACAAGGACTTACGCAAGAAGAGCTTGTAGAAAAATGTAATTTAAATGTTCGTACCCTTCAAAGAATTGAAGCGGGCGAGGTGCTACCAAGAAGTTATACCGTAAAATCAATCTTGGAAGTGCTAAAGGTGGACTTTTCTGAACTGAATCTAAAAGAAGAGCAGAAAAATCAATTATCAGTTTTACTGGAAAGTAAAAGGTCATTATTGAAGTGGGGCGCAATTGTAGGGATTATTTATCTATGTCTATCATTTGTCGAAGGCTTTATGGAAATCGGCTTTTATGACGAAAGTATGAGCGATGTCTCTGGCTTGAATTATAGCCTTGTAAAAATTGGAGTGATGCTTTCATTCGCTTTCTTTTACTATTCCTTCTTTTTAATTGGGAAAGCATTAAATGATGATTTTTTAAAGATTAGTGCATTATTTATGATAGCACTTATATTGATTAGTAATATTAATGATATAGCTGTGTTTTATTCTGGCTATCTATCTGTAGAAACACTGTTGATCATGAGAAGTGTGATCTTTGGAATTGGTTATTTGTTATTAGGGACAGCTTTTGCTTTAAAACAAAAATCCTTGGGTACACTTTCATTGGTGACTGGGATCTTTGGTATTGTCACAGGCTTAGGATTTGTAAGTGTCTTAATGGCAATTCCTGCACTCTTTACTTTAACTGTATTTGAAATTTTAATGCTTGTGATGATTTTTAAGGTGATGAGCTCAAGTGAAGTTTCAAATGACCATCAGAAGGATCAGTTTTCTGCGGTACTTTCTTAA
- a CDS encoding M23 family metallopeptidase, whose translation MARIKYYYDTETCRYERVKVSKWDIFLNLLGFLSVALILAVGIIIVYNSYFDSPKEAQLKKENKELQFYYEMMEKEVNNVQKVLSSLQERDDEVYRNIMGAEPIPSSIRSAGVGGAERYKNIIESELERENLILGMMQDLDKVKKQMYIQTKSYDEILELAENKEEMMASIPAIQPIPNKELKRLASGYGMRMHPILKVVRMHEGCDFSAPRGTPIYSTGDGEVVLVRTTFGGFGKLVVIDHGFGFVTKYAHMSSFNVKIGDKVKRGDCIGFVGTTGTSTAPHLHYEIHKDNKPINPVHYFYQDVSDEEYEKLLELSSRENQSLG comes from the coding sequence ATGGCAAGAATTAAATACTATTACGACACCGAAACTTGCAGATATGAGCGAGTTAAGGTTTCAAAGTGGGACATATTTTTAAACTTATTAGGCTTTTTGTCTGTAGCTTTAATTTTAGCAGTCGGAATTATTATTGTTTATAATTCATATTTCGACTCTCCAAAGGAGGCTCAACTCAAAAAAGAAAATAAAGAACTCCAATTCTATTATGAAATGATGGAAAAGGAAGTTAATAATGTTCAAAAGGTTTTATCGTCTTTACAAGAGCGAGATGATGAAGTTTACCGAAATATAATGGGTGCTGAACCCATCCCATCTAGCATCAGAAGCGCAGGTGTTGGTGGCGCAGAAAGATATAAAAACATCATTGAAAGTGAATTAGAACGTGAAAATTTAATTCTCGGGATGATGCAAGATTTGGATAAGGTGAAGAAGCAAATGTACATTCAGACCAAATCATATGATGAAATCTTGGAATTAGCAGAAAATAAAGAGGAAATGATGGCCTCGATTCCAGCTATCCAACCTATTCCCAATAAAGAATTAAAAAGGTTAGCTTCAGGATATGGGATGAGAATGCATCCGATTTTGAAAGTAGTAAGAATGCACGAAGGTTGTGATTTCTCTGCCCCAAGAGGAACTCCAATCTATTCCACAGGTGACGGAGAGGTTGTTCTAGTCAGAACTACGTTTGGTGGTTTTGGAAAATTAGTTGTAATAGATCATGGTTTCGGCTTTGTAACGAAATATGCTCACATGTCATCATTTAATGTGAAAATAGGTGATAAGGTCAAAAGAGGAGATTGCATAGGATTTGTTGGGACAACAGGAACTTCAACCGCACCTCACTTACACTACGAAATCCATAAAGACAACAAACCCATTAATCCTGTACACTACTTCTACCAAGATGTATCGGATGAGGAATATGAAAAATTGTTAGAGCTTTCATCTAGAGAAAATCAATCGTTAGGATAA
- the gatB gene encoding Asp-tRNA(Asn)/Glu-tRNA(Gln) amidotransferase subunit GatB, with protein sequence MSLDESIRNKYTVVIGLEVHAQLLTESKLFCGDSTAFGASPNTHISPISLGHPGTLPKLNRKAVDYAIKMGLACDCQITKENVFARKNYFYPDLPKGYQVTQDKAPICVGGKVWIKPKGAIEEKAIALNRIHMEEDAGKSIHTEDAMDTLVDYNRAGVPLIEIVTEPDLRSADEAYSFLTEVRKLVRYLEICDGNMEEGSLRCDANVSVMLKDAEQYGSKVEVKNMNSIRNVHRAIEHEAERLILLLEKGETIISETRDFDAGSGTTSSLRTKEELNDYRYFPEPDLSPLIVDENWIDEIKAQMPALPRELYQKFVTEYGIPDYDAQVLIDSKEVALYFDALCKETQNYKSASNLVMGPVKSYLNEHGSSIDQFSISPQRLAGLIKLVDEGKVSNTIANQQIFSKMLENQGSDAQAIAEEENLIQESSSENIQPIIDEVLSELSDKVKEYKSGRKGLIGLFVGEVMKRSKGKADPKKTNELLQQTLK encoded by the coding sequence ATGTCTTTAGACGAATCTATAAGAAATAAATATACGGTCGTAATTGGGCTTGAAGTTCATGCGCAGCTGCTAACAGAAAGCAAATTGTTTTGCGGTGATTCAACAGCATTTGGAGCAAGTCCGAATACTCACATAAGTCCAATTTCGTTGGGTCATCCCGGCACTTTACCAAAGCTCAATAGAAAAGCTGTGGATTACGCCATCAAAATGGGATTGGCGTGTGACTGCCAGATTACAAAAGAAAATGTATTTGCCAGAAAAAATTATTTCTATCCGGATTTGCCTAAAGGGTATCAAGTCACTCAAGATAAAGCACCAATTTGCGTAGGTGGCAAAGTGTGGATAAAGCCAAAAGGTGCTATAGAAGAAAAAGCCATTGCATTGAATAGAATCCACATGGAGGAAGATGCTGGTAAATCAATCCATACTGAAGATGCAATGGATACTTTGGTCGATTATAATAGAGCAGGAGTTCCTTTGATTGAGATAGTAACTGAACCAGATTTGCGAAGTGCAGATGAAGCTTACTCCTTTTTAACAGAAGTAAGAAAGCTGGTGAGGTACCTAGAAATATGCGATGGTAATATGGAAGAAGGTTCCTTGAGATGCGATGCCAATGTTTCTGTGATGTTGAAAGATGCCGAGCAATACGGAAGCAAGGTAGAAGTTAAAAACATGAACTCCATCAGAAATGTACATCGAGCTATTGAACATGAAGCAGAAAGACTAATTCTTTTGCTGGAAAAAGGAGAGACTATCATCTCAGAAACGCGTGATTTTGATGCGGGCAGCGGAACAACTTCCAGCCTTAGGACAAAAGAAGAATTGAATGACTATCGTTATTTCCCAGAGCCGGACTTATCTCCCTTAATTGTTGATGAGAACTGGATTGATGAAATAAAAGCTCAGATGCCAGCACTTCCACGTGAACTATATCAGAAGTTTGTAACTGAGTATGGTATTCCGGATTATGATGCGCAGGTATTAATTGATTCAAAAGAAGTAGCTCTTTATTTTGATGCACTTTGTAAAGAGACCCAGAATTACAAATCTGCATCTAATTTGGTAATGGGGCCAGTGAAGTCGTACCTGAACGAACATGGTTCAAGTATTGATCAGTTTTCTATCTCTCCGCAGCGATTAGCAGGATTGATAAAACTGGTTGATGAAGGCAAAGTGAGTAATACTATTGCAAACCAGCAAATTTTTAGTAAAATGTTGGAAAACCAGGGGTCTGATGCTCAGGCTATTGCAGAGGAAGAGAACTTAATTCAAGAAAGTTCGTCTGAGAATATTCAGCCAATAATTGATGAAGTATTAAGTGAGCTTTCAGATAAAGTGAAAGAATATAAATCTGGAAGAAAAGGATTAATAGGATTGTTCGTTGGCGAAGTAATGAAAAGGAGCAAGGGCAAGGCAGATCCTAAAAAGACAAATGAATTATTACAACAAACTTTAAAATAG
- the alaS gene encoding alanine--tRNA ligase, translated as MTSSEIRKKFLNYFQEKQHKIVPSAPMVIKDDPTLMFTNAGMNQFKDYFLGNKSAEATRVTDTQKCLRVSGKHNDLEEVGHDTYHHTMFEMLGNWSFGDYFKKEAIAWSWELLTEVYKLPKERLYVTVFEGDKADNIPFDQEAYDFWKSHIDESRILKGDKSDNFWEMGDTGPCGPASEIHVDLRDEADIAKIPGKDLVNNDHPLVVEIWNLVFIQFNRKADGSLHALPAKHIDTGMGFERICMAIQNKKSNYDTDVFTPLLDEVAKISGKKYGELSKIDIAFRVIVDHIRAISLSISDGQLPSNNKAGYVIRRILRRAVRYGYTFLDLKEPFLYKLVSILAKQFEEVFPELKAQQELVEKVVKEEETAFLRTLENGLRRLDSIKAELSQSSKSAISGAVAFELYDTYGFPLDLTALIAKENGLTVDEKGFEQAMNEQKNRSKSAAKMETGDWQIVNEGSDVEFVGYDENKSEAKILRYRAVKTKNKEQIQVVLDKTPFYAESGGQIGDTGNLKIGDETIKVLDTKKENDLIVHFVDKIPSRLDAKVYAEIDNERRRKIVYNHSATHLLHAALREILGDHVQQKGSFVSDKILRFDFSHFSKMTDEEILKVERRVNEKIRENIPQQEERNIPIEEAKAKGAMALFGEKYGDNVRMITFDPNYSVELCGGVHVSATGNIGQFKITTETSVAAGIRRIEAVTGEKAEEYHLNQEAILKQVNALLKSPKDLAQAVEQLMKEKNELQKSLEKEQSKQAGQLKDELIKNAEKKGDITVIISEITLPNADALKKLSFELKNEVDSLFAVLACEIDGKPQISVVISDNLVENKDLNAGKIIRDLAKNIQGGGGGQAFFATAGGKKLEGLADVVAQAKTMAKEL; from the coding sequence ATGACTTCCAGTGAGATACGTAAAAAGTTCTTGAATTACTTCCAAGAAAAGCAGCACAAAATAGTGCCCTCAGCGCCTATGGTGATCAAAGATGACCCTACTCTGATGTTTACCAATGCCGGTATGAATCAGTTTAAAGATTATTTTTTAGGAAATAAAAGTGCTGAAGCAACAAGGGTAACCGATACACAGAAATGTCTTCGGGTTTCTGGAAAACATAACGATTTGGAGGAAGTAGGTCATGATACCTACCATCATACCATGTTTGAAATGCTAGGAAACTGGTCGTTTGGAGATTATTTCAAAAAGGAAGCTATAGCGTGGTCTTGGGAATTATTGACCGAAGTTTATAAGCTTCCGAAAGAAAGATTGTATGTAACGGTCTTCGAAGGAGATAAAGCAGATAATATACCCTTTGATCAAGAGGCTTATGATTTTTGGAAATCTCATATTGATGAATCCAGAATATTAAAAGGAGATAAAAGTGATAATTTTTGGGAGATGGGTGATACCGGTCCATGTGGTCCTGCTTCTGAAATTCATGTGGATTTGAGAGATGAAGCGGATATAGCAAAAATACCTGGGAAGGATTTGGTGAATAATGACCATCCCTTAGTAGTAGAAATTTGGAATTTGGTTTTTATCCAATTCAACAGGAAGGCCGATGGAAGTTTGCATGCATTGCCGGCAAAACACATTGATACGGGTATGGGCTTTGAGCGTATTTGCATGGCCATCCAAAATAAAAAATCTAATTACGATACAGATGTTTTTACTCCTTTATTAGATGAGGTGGCCAAGATTTCTGGAAAAAAGTATGGTGAACTAAGCAAAATAGACATTGCATTCCGTGTAATTGTGGATCATATCAGAGCAATTTCCCTATCTATTTCTGATGGGCAATTGCCGTCCAATAATAAAGCGGGCTATGTAATTAGAAGAATTTTAAGAAGAGCAGTCCGCTATGGCTATACTTTCTTAGATTTAAAAGAGCCTTTCCTTTATAAATTGGTTTCAATTTTAGCCAAGCAGTTTGAAGAGGTTTTTCCTGAATTGAAAGCACAGCAAGAATTAGTCGAGAAAGTAGTTAAAGAAGAAGAAACAGCATTCTTAAGAACATTGGAGAATGGATTGAGAAGATTGGACAGCATAAAAGCCGAACTTTCGCAAAGTAGCAAATCAGCTATTTCTGGTGCAGTGGCTTTTGAATTGTATGATACTTATGGCTTTCCATTGGATTTAACTGCATTGATTGCGAAAGAGAATGGATTAACTGTTGATGAAAAAGGCTTTGAGCAAGCAATGAATGAGCAAAAAAATCGCTCAAAATCAGCAGCTAAAATGGAAACAGGCGACTGGCAAATTGTGAACGAAGGCAGTGATGTAGAATTTGTTGGGTACGATGAAAATAAATCGGAAGCCAAAATTTTAAGATACCGTGCTGTAAAAACTAAGAATAAAGAACAAATTCAGGTGGTACTAGATAAAACTCCTTTCTATGCGGAAAGTGGTGGTCAAATAGGTGATACTGGTAATCTCAAAATTGGAGATGAAACCATTAAGGTATTGGATACCAAAAAGGAAAACGACTTGATTGTTCATTTTGTGGATAAAATTCCTTCGCGATTAGATGCTAAGGTATATGCTGAAATAGATAATGAGCGCAGAAGGAAAATTGTTTATAATCATTCCGCTACCCACCTTTTACATGCGGCCTTAAGGGAAATTTTAGGAGATCATGTGCAACAAAAGGGTTCTTTCGTTTCAGACAAGATATTACGTTTCGATTTTTCTCATTTTTCTAAAATGACTGATGAAGAAATACTGAAAGTGGAGCGCAGGGTAAATGAAAAAATCAGGGAAAACATTCCGCAACAAGAGGAACGTAATATTCCTATTGAAGAAGCAAAAGCCAAAGGAGCTATGGCACTCTTTGGAGAGAAATATGGAGATAATGTAAGAATGATTACATTCGATCCGAATTATTCAGTAGAGCTTTGTGGTGGTGTCCATGTGTCGGCTACTGGAAATATAGGGCAATTTAAAATCACCACTGAAACTTCTGTAGCGGCTGGAATTAGAAGGATCGAAGCTGTAACAGGAGAAAAGGCAGAAGAATATCACTTAAATCAAGAAGCAATTCTTAAGCAAGTGAATGCTTTATTGAAAAGCCCGAAAGATTTGGCTCAGGCAGTAGAGCAGTTGATGAAAGAGAAGAATGAATTGCAAAAATCTTTGGAGAAGGAGCAATCAAAGCAGGCAGGTCAATTGAAAGATGAGTTAATCAAAAATGCTGAGAAGAAAGGCGATATTACAGTGATCATCAGCGAGATTACTTTGCCTAATGCCGATGCTTTAAAGAAATTATCCTTTGAGCTTAAAAATGAGGTCGATTCGTTATTTGCAGTTTTAGCTTGCGAGATCGATGGAAAACCGCAGATTTCTGTAGTGATTTCAGACAATTTGGTTGAAAACAAAGATTTGAATGCGGGAAAAATCATAAGAGATTTGGCTAAAAATATTCAAGGAGGAGGCGGTGGTCAGGCCTTTTTTGCCACAGCAGGTGGGAAGAAATTGGAAGGTTTAGCAGATGTAGTAGCACAAGCCAAAACTATGGCTAAGGAATTATAA